The genomic segment CGCGGTAAGAATAAACAAACTACCCGTAGCCGGGATGACCAAAAACGGGCAGATGATTTAGTGAAACGTAATTTTAGTGCTGATCATCCAAACCAACTATGGGTCGGTGACTTTACGTATATTCAAACTCATTCAGGCTGGGTCTATACCGCCTTTATTATTGATGTGTTTTCACGAGCAATTGTTGGATGGAAAGTATCTACACGGATGAATACAGATATGGTGCTCGATGCATTGGAGCAAGCATTGCATGATCGCGGCATGCCAAAGAATGTGATTCATCATTCCGACAGAGGTGTGCAATATCTTTCCATTCGCTATACCAATCGTTTAGAAGCAGCAAATTTACGAGCATCAGTCGGTACGACTGGTGATTCATACGATAATGCTTTGGCTGAAACGGTGAATGGCTTATACAAAACAGAGGTAATTGAATATCTAAAAGCAGATTGGCAAGGTTTAGCAGATGTACAACTTGCGACACTAAACTGGGTAGATTGGTTCAATAAAAAGCGTGTACACAGTGCACTGGGTTATGTATCGCCTTTTGAGTTTGAAGCAATGTACTATGATAAGATTAACCCGTTAGGTCAGGTGGCCTAACTTAAATAAAAAAGTCTCCGACAAACCCGGTACGGTTCACTAAGTTATTTTATTGAACATATATCGTACTTTATCTATCCGACTATTTGGACGACGGGGCTGGCAAACAGGTTCACCGGTAGTAACATGGTACCCTTTTAACTCTGTTAAACAAACACTACGTCCATTTGTAAAGAAAGTTAAATCACTACGATATTCTTGAATACACCGAGCAGGGATTTCTCCACTAAGAATGACCTCATTATTTTTCAATTGAGTGTCTACGATGTTCGCACAATATTTAGGAGCATCGTTGTATGCTCGTGAAAGATATTCCTGTGGCGCATAAATTTTAAAACTAAGATATGGCTCTAACAATTCTGTTCCAGCTTTTTTTAAGACTTGTTCCAATACAATAGGAGCAAGCATCCGAAAATCTGCTGGGGTACTAACAGGGCTATAGTATAAGCCATACTTAAAACAGATTTTACAATCCGTCACATTCCAACCATATAATCCTTGTTCGCAACCATAGCGTATCCCTTCCATAACTGCATTTTGAAATGATTGATTTAAGTATCCAAGAGAAACCGAGCTCTCATACTGCATTCCACTTCCCAACGGAAGCGGTGATACAGATAAACCAATGGAAGCCCAGAAAGGATTTGGCGGCACTTCGATGTGAATGGTATATTCTGCATTTTTTAACGGTCTCTCCATATAAATGACTGTAGGCTCTTTTAGTTCTATCTCCACATGATACTTTTCTTGCAACAGTGCACTAATCACTTCCATTTGTACTTTCCCTAAGAAAGAAAGTATAATTTCATGTGTCGTAGAATCCACGTAATATCGTAGAAGCGGATCACTATCTGAGATTTCCAAAAGGGCATCAAGCAACATTTCTCTCTGTTCAGGTTTACTCGGTTCAACAGTTGTTTGTAGTAGAGGGTGCGGATTTTCAATCTTTTTTCTCTGTGGCAATAGTTTTGTATCTCCAAGAACACTATTTAACTTCAAAAACTCATTTTGCAAAATAACAATTTCTCCAGAATAAGCTCTATCAATCTTACATAATTCACCATTTATTGAAGTATACATTTCTGTAACTTTTATTTTTTCTTTTTCTGATACTCTAACCGAATCTCGTAAATGTAGTACTCCACTATAAAGGCGTATATATGCAAGACGTTGTCTTTTTTTTGTATATTCAATTTTGAAAACATTTCCGCAAAGTTCAGACGGACCTCGATGTGTTGATGAATAAAATTTATTCGTAATCACTTCTATAAGGTTATCAATCCCTATATTGTTTTTTGCACTTCCGTGATAAACAGGGAACAGGGAACAATTATGAAATCTTATGCTTTCCTCTTGTTCGAGTTCCAATGCTTCTAATGATTTACCGGACATATATTTCTCTAAAAGGTCATCGTTTCCCTCTATTACCGTATCCCATTGTTCAGATTCGGTAAAGTTCGTCACACACATATTAGGATACAGTTCTACCTTCTGTTTGATTACAATTTCGGCAGAAAGTTTCTCTTTAATATCCTGATAAACCGTTGATAAATCAATTCCATTTTGGTCAATCTTATTGATAAAAAAGATTGTGGGAATCCCCATTTTCCTAAGTGCATGAAATAATATACGAGTTTGTGCTTGTACGCCATCTTTTGCAGAAATCAGTAGAATTGCCCCATCTAAAACTGATAATGAACGATATACTTCTGCTAAGAAATCCATATGTCCTGGCGTGTCTATGATGTTCACCTTCGTATTTTCCCACTGAAAAGAGGTTATTCCTGTCTGAATTGTAATTCCTCTCTGACGTTCTAAAAGCGTATTATCCGTCCTCGTTGTACCTTTGTCCACGCTTCCTAATTCTGTAATCGCTCCACTGTTATATAATAAGCTTTCTGTTAAGGTAGTTTTTCCTGCATCAACATGAGCTAAAACTCCAATATTAATAATTTTCATGTGATTTTCCTCCATTCAAAAACCCAAAAGGGCATAAAAATCCCAGTGATAAATACTTTTATCACTGGGATTTTTATGCATAACCATAGGTATACAAAGCATACAGATATTCTCTGGATACTTTAGAATCACATGATAAAGGTATTCTTAAACTGGGTACAAAAAACTAAGCCCTCCTAAAAAAGGACATCTAATTATGAACCGTCCCGGGATTGTCGGAGACCTAAAACTCTGAGACAATACCCTTATGAAAAGCAAACAATACCCAACAGAAGTTAAGAAAAGAGCCGTCGAATTACTGATTGAATCACAAAAAGATTATCCCTCATTATGGGCGGCTATCCAAGCCATCGCCCCCAAATTTGGCTGCACACCCGAAACCCTACGCTCATGGCATCAAAAGCACCTAGCTAAGCAAAATCCTGTGACCGTTAGCACTGAAAGCCAAGCGGCTCGTATCGCTGAGCTTGAGCGAGAAATCAGAGAACTCAAACAAGCGAACGAAATTATTCGAAAGGCAGCCGCTTTTTTCGCCCAGGCGGAGCTCGGCCGCCCACACAAGTGATGGTCAAATTCATTGATGATGAAAAAGAAAAATATGGGGTCGAGCCGATTTGTAGAATACTGCCAATTGCCCCATCTAGCTACTATCGCGTCAAAGCTGAACAGGAAAACCCAGAGAAGCAAAGTCGACGCAAACAAAGCGACAAACACCTCATGGCACAAATCAAACAGATTTGGCAAGACAGTGGCTGTCGTTACGGCATTCGTAAAGTCTGGCACAAGCTTAAGCAAGATGGCATGCCAAAGCTTGGTCGCTGTACCGTTACGCCTTATGAAACAGCTAGGTATTCAAGGCGTATGGCGAGGCAAAGGCAAAATCACCACCAAACAGCGACCAGGACAACAAAGTCCCGATGATTTGGTCAAACGCAACTTTACTGCAGATAGCCCAAACAAGCTGTGGGTGGCTGACTTTACCTATATCAAGACCAAAACAGGCTGGGTCTATACCGCCTTTGTCACCGACGTATTCAAGCGAGTTATTGTGGGTTGGAAAGTATCGAATCATATGGACACTCAGCTAGTTCTAGATGCCCTAAATCAAGCATTAGACGCTAGAGGCAGACCAAGCGGAGTAATTCATCATTCTGATAAAGGTAGTCAGTATCTATCGATTAAGTACGGTGAACGGCTTAAACAATCGGGGCTTGCCGCATCAGTCGGCACGACAGGTGACTCTTATGATAATGCCCTAGCTGAAAGTGTGAATGGGCTATATAAAGCGGAGGTGATTGATTATTTGAAACAGGAATGGGATGGCGTAAATGATGTTGCGCTAGCAACCCTTGATTGGGTACACTGGTACAACCATGAACGATTGCATTCTACCAATGGATATGTATCGCCTGTTGATGCGGAAAATATCTACTATTGTTCATTAATTCCGTCAGGCTATGCTGCCTGACTCAAGCAAACCTGTCTCCGATAAAACCAGGACGGTTCAATATCTAATTCGTCAACAGGGTGATAGATCATTACTGCAGTACAGTAATGACTTAGTGCAAGAATATATTGATGCGCATCCGAAACAAGGACATTTGACACCCGCTGAAGCAGATGAAATTTTAAATGCAAAATATCCAGATCAATATATAAGTCGGCAGAAAATGACAGTGGTCACGAATGAAAATGGTCGTGAAATTGCATTGGTTTTAACAGGTTCTAAAGCGAGTTTCTTTATCGAGATTGATCCATCTGATACTCAGGATTTTCAATTTCAGTTTAAATCTACGCAAAATGTAGCATCAGGTAAATACACTGAATCTGATGGACGCCACAGTGGATTAAAATCACAAAGTAAAAATTTGTGGTTAGGTAATAAAATTTATTACATTGAAATTAGCTCTGCAGAAGAATTAGAGAAATTTTGTAATTGGTATGAGCAAAGCCATGACCAGACTACGGCGCTGGAACGTAAAATTAATGCATTCTTAGAATTATGGCCTGCTGAACGCCTGAAAAATTTAACCGTTGAAGAATATCATCAAGCTAGAAACAAAGATTGCTTCATTGCTCAGATTGACAGTTTTGATCCAACACAAGGCGATCCTACCTTTGCTTGCTATTTTGATCTTTGGGAGCCAGTCAGCTTAGGTGACCATGATAAATATCATAATGAAAGACCATATTCATGGAATAAAAGACTTGGAGATAATGCTGAACAGGCCTTTCAGAAGATCAAACAGGAAATACTAGAGATTGTAGATGCAGCTCAGCGCCGTGATTTAAATGCAATTGCCGATATTCAGTTTACTAAAGGACTGAAATGGATGATTGCGTTTTTGTATCAGGACTTTAGCAATCCTTGTGTGATTCCCATAGTAGGGGAAACTAACATAAAAAGGATTGGCTATGAATCCTATGTAAAAACGCCAGTACTAGAGTTTTTGCCTATTTTACTGGCAGATCAGGGAGATCTAGAGTTTTTCCCATATGTGGAAAAACTATTTGCGAAGGTCAAAAAAGGCTATTTAGATAACAAACAGAAGAAACAGCAAACTAAAGAATTAATGGAAGAAGTTATGATTCAACAACCTTTAAACCGTATTTTATTTGGTGCAGCAGGGACGGGTAAAACCTTTCATTGCATTAATCATGCCTTATCCATCATTGAAAATAAGCCTTTAGATGTTTTAGAGCAAGAAGATCGCACGGTGCTAAAAACACGTTTTGATCAATATAAAGAACAAGGTCAAATTAAGTTTGTCACTTTCCACCAAAGCTTTAGCTATGAAGACTTTGTAGAAGGGATTCGGGCTGAAACGGATGAACATGGAAGTTTAACTTATAATGTAAAATCTGGAGTTTTCAAAGAAATCTGTGAAGATGCTGAGCTTGAAAGCGAAGTAAAGAGTTCAAAAACTTTAGTTCCTACGGAAGCAAGCATAAATCAGGTAATTGAGAGTCTTATTCAAAAAGCTAAGTTGGAGGAGCAAACATTTTATACAAAGCGGAATGTTGAATTTAAAGTAACAAGTAATGCATCTGGTACTTTATTTGCACAAACATCTAAAGATACAAGTATATCTTTATCATTAAGACATATTAAAAATTACCTTAAATTTCAATCTAAAAATATTGTAGATAATAGGGCTTATGAATGGGCAATTGCCAATTCATTGAGTTCGGAAATCCAATTTGAAGACATAGACAAACAAATAAAACCTTATGTATTGATTGTTGATGAAATTAATCGAGGTAACATTTCTCGTATCTTTGGTGAGCTCATTACCTTAATTGAAGACTCTAAACGTCAAGGTGCTGAAGAAGAATTATCTGTAACGCTGCCATACTCAAAAGAAGAATTCTGTGTTCCAAGTAATGTCTACATTATTGGCACAATGAACTCGTCAGACCGTTCTTTAACAGGCTTAGACATTGCTTTGCGCCGTCGCTTTACCTTTGTTGAAATGCCACCGAAGCCAGAGTTATTGAATGATATTGAGGTGGAAGGGGTGAATATTGGCAAGCTATTAGAAGTCATCAATCAGCGTATTGAGGTGTTATTAGATCGAGATCACTGTATTGGTCATGCCAACTTTATGAATTTGAAGAAACAGCCAACACTTGAGAATTTAACATTAATCTTCAAACAAAAAATAATTCCTCAACTTCAGGAGTACTTCTTTGATGATTGGTCAAAAATCAATATGGTGTTAAATGCCAATGGCATGTTGAAGCCTAAAGCTGTTGAGCGCTCGGTATTATTTCCAAATGTAGATAGTGAGCCAGAAAGGTTCTTCGAAGAACAGAAAACGTGGCAATTGGTAGATACGGCTTTTGATTCGATCACAAGCTTTAGCAAAATCATCAAGCATTAATCGGGGATTTATATGCATGATTTTACCGTGAGAGAATATGCCTTCATCAGCGTTGCTTATGAAGGTTGTCCTACCTCAAGCTTAGACCATGCTTATATTCCTGAAA from the Acinetobacter sp. YWS30-1 genome contains:
- the tet(M) gene encoding tetracycline resistance ribosomal protection protein Tet(M), which gives rise to MKIINIGVLAHVDAGKTTLTESLLYNSGAITELGSVDKGTTRTDNTLLERQRGITIQTGITSFQWENTKVNIIDTPGHMDFLAEVYRSLSVLDGAILLISAKDGVQAQTRILFHALRKMGIPTIFFINKIDQNGIDLSTVYQDIKEKLSAEIVIKQKVELYPNMCVTNFTESEQWDTVIEGNDDLLEKYMSGKSLEALELEQEESIRFHNCSLFPVYHGSAKNNIGIDNLIEVITNKFYSSTHRGPSELCGNVFKIEYTKKRQRLAYIRLYSGVLHLRDSVRVSEKEKIKVTEMYTSINGELCKIDRAYSGEIVILQNEFLKLNSVLGDTKLLPQRKKIENPHPLLQTTVEPSKPEQREMLLDALLEISDSDPLLRYYVDSTTHEIILSFLGKVQMEVISALLQEKYHVEIELKEPTVIYMERPLKNAEYTIHIEVPPNPFWASIGLSVSPLPLGSGMQYESSVSLGYLNQSFQNAVMEGIRYGCEQGLYGWNVTDCKICFKYGLYYSPVSTPADFRMLAPIVLEQVLKKAGTELLEPYLSFKIYAPQEYLSRAYNDAPKYCANIVDTQLKNNEVILSGEIPARCIQEYRSDLTFFTNGRSVCLTELKGYHVTTGEPVCQPRRPNSRIDKVRYMFNKIT
- a CDS encoding McrB family protein, whose amino-acid sequence is MTVVTNENGREIALVLTGSKASFFIEIDPSDTQDFQFQFKSTQNVASGKYTESDGRHSGLKSQSKNLWLGNKIYYIEISSAEELEKFCNWYEQSHDQTTALERKINAFLELWPAERLKNLTVEEYHQARNKDCFIAQIDSFDPTQGDPTFACYFDLWEPVSLGDHDKYHNERPYSWNKRLGDNAEQAFQKIKQEILEIVDAAQRRDLNAIADIQFTKGLKWMIAFLYQDFSNPCVIPIVGETNIKRIGYESYVKTPVLEFLPILLADQGDLEFFPYVEKLFAKVKKGYLDNKQKKQQTKELMEEVMIQQPLNRILFGAAGTGKTFHCINHALSIIENKPLDVLEQEDRTVLKTRFDQYKEQGQIKFVTFHQSFSYEDFVEGIRAETDEHGSLTYNVKSGVFKEICEDAELESEVKSSKTLVPTEASINQVIESLIQKAKLEEQTFYTKRNVEFKVTSNASGTLFAQTSKDTSISLSLRHIKNYLKFQSKNIVDNRAYEWAIANSLSSEIQFEDIDKQIKPYVLIVDEINRGNISRIFGELITLIEDSKRQGAEEELSVTLPYSKEEFCVPSNVYIIGTMNSSDRSLTGLDIALRRRFTFVEMPPKPELLNDIEVEGVNIGKLLEVINQRIEVLLDRDHCIGHANFMNLKKQPTLENLTLIFKQKIIPQLQEYFFDDWSKINMVLNANGMLKPKAVERSVLFPNVDSEPERFFEEQKTWQLVDTAFDSITSFSKIIKH